In a single window of the Necator americanus strain Aroian chromosome X, whole genome shotgun sequence genome:
- a CDS encoding hypothetical protein (NECATOR_CHRX.G24191.T1), with the protein MPLCLTFIKLKKAFDSVETEEVMEALDNQGVPTQYIKLNLQKRMFMRNGWISDAPFTLNGTNISECTSYVYLGRELNMMNDLTLELGRRRRAAWGAYKSIENVVKKSRNTRLRAHLFNTTVLPALTYALEAWAFCKQEENAKIRDAAAFAKESKIRWAGHVMRFNDNRWTRAVNDWVFRDIKRATGRPLTRWSDFFTKSFKEKYDALRVPREGRNHWATLARDRDKWKNY; encoded by the exons atgccgctctgtctcactttcatcaaattaaagaaggccttcgactcagttgagacggaagaggttatggaagccttggacaaccaaggcgtccctactcagtacataaag ctgaatctgcaaaagaggatgttcatgcgcaacggatggatctcggatgccccattcacgctcaacggaacgaacatatccgaatgcaccagctacgtttatctgggtcgggaattgaacatgatgaacgacctgaccctcgagctgggcaggaggaggcgagcggcttggggagcatataagagcatcgaaaatgtggtgaagaagagcaggaacacccggctccgtgctcacctcttcaataccaccgtacttcctgctttgacctatgctttgGAAGCCTGGGCAttttgcaagcaggaagaaaacgcg aagattagagacgccgccgcgtttgccaaggaaagtaaaataaggtgggccggacacgtgatgcgctttaacgacaaccgttggaccagagccgtgaacGACTGGGTTttccgcgatattaagcgcgctacaggaagaccgctgacccgatggtcagatttcttcacaaagtccttcaaagaaaaatatgacgctcttcgtgtcccacgcgaaggAAGGAACCattgggctactctggcacgcgatcgggataaatggaagaattactaa